One Thermococcus eurythermalis DNA segment encodes these proteins:
- a CDS encoding putative RNA uridine N3 methyltransferase: MAWHVFIPDSLLEETDDPKIRTYKVGQVARACAIFGVEHIWIYRAGGRDGKFIKTVLEYMETPQYLRKRLFPIMPELRHVGVVPPLRTPHHKLKGKPKVSEIREGYAFRKGRRVYADIGLDELALVEGDVEGRATFRIVSTKPLKVIPAKPEGYWGYRVHLSRKPLAKTLKKAHLDLAIATSRKGRDVREVSLPPLEGEVGIAFGSPRKGVMELLGGEYEFDFVLNTIPNQKTKTVRTEEALLATLAIFNLMRRD; this comes from the coding sequence ATGGCTTGGCATGTCTTCATTCCCGATTCCCTCCTTGAAGAGACCGACGACCCAAAAATCCGGACGTACAAGGTTGGGCAGGTTGCGAGGGCCTGCGCAATCTTCGGCGTCGAGCACATCTGGATTTACAGGGCAGGCGGAAGGGACGGGAAGTTCATCAAAACGGTCCTTGAGTACATGGAAACCCCGCAGTACCTCAGGAAGAGGCTGTTTCCGATAATGCCAGAGCTCCGCCACGTCGGTGTCGTCCCCCCGCTCAGGACGCCCCACCACAAGCTCAAAGGGAAACCCAAGGTCAGCGAAATCCGCGAGGGCTATGCCTTCCGGAAGGGAAGACGGGTGTACGCTGACATCGGGCTCGACGAGCTGGCCCTGGTTGAGGGGGACGTTGAAGGGCGCGCAACGTTTAGGATTGTCTCGACGAAGCCTCTCAAAGTCATTCCAGCGAAGCCAGAAGGGTACTGGGGCTACAGGGTTCACCTGAGCAGAAAGCCCCTGGCGAAAACACTTAAAAAGGCTCACCTGGATTTGGCAATCGCGACCTCGCGGAAGGGTCGCGACGTGAGAGAGGTCAGCCTTCCCCCGCTGGAGGGGGAGGTTGGTATCGCCTTTGGCTCGCCGAGGAAGGGCGTTATGGAGCTCCTCGGCGGCGAGTACGAGTTTGATTTCGTGCTCAACACGATTCCAAATCAAAAAACTAAAACCGTCCGCACCGAGGAGGCGCTCCTCGCCACGCTGGCGATATTCAATCTCATGAGGAGGGATTGA
- a CDS encoding 50S ribosomal protein L23 produces MDPYKVIIRPLVTEKAVSLIEKENKLTFIVDRKATKQDIKRAVEEMFNVKVEKVNTLITMKGEKKAYVKLKPEYDASEVAARLGLF; encoded by the coding sequence ATGGACCCATATAAGGTTATCATAAGGCCGCTCGTTACCGAAAAGGCCGTCTCGCTCATTGAGAAGGAGAACAAGCTCACCTTCATAGTGGACAGGAAGGCCACCAAGCAGGACATCAAGAGGGCCGTGGAAGAGATGTTCAACGTCAAGGTCGAGAAGGTCAACACCCTCATCACCATGAAGGGCGAAAAGAAGGCCTACGTCAAGCTCAAGCCCGAATACGATGCGAGTGAGGTTGCCGCAAGGTTGGGATTGTTCTGA
- a CDS encoding 30S ribosomal protein S19, with product MARKKEFRYRGYTLDELLNMSLEEFAKLLPARQRRSLKRGLSPEQKKLLRKIRLAKKGKYNKPIRTHSRDMIVLPEMVGMTIHVYNGKEFVPIEIKEEMIGHYLGEFALTRKIVQHGSPGVGATRSSMFVAIK from the coding sequence ATGGCGAGAAAGAAGGAGTTTAGGTATAGGGGTTACACGCTCGACGAACTGCTCAATATGTCCCTTGAGGAGTTCGCCAAGCTCCTCCCGGCCAGGCAGAGGAGGAGCCTCAAGAGGGGTCTCTCCCCGGAGCAGAAGAAGCTCCTCAGGAAGATAAGGCTTGCCAAGAAGGGCAAGTACAACAAGCCCATAAGGACCCACAGCAGGGACATGATAGTCCTCCCCGAGATGGTTGGCATGACCATCCACGTCTACAACGGCAAGGAGTTCGTCCCGATTGAGATAAAGGAGGAGATGATAGGCCACTACCTCGGTGAGTTCGCCCTCACGAGGAAGATAGTCCAGCACGGCTCACCTGGTGTCGGTGCTACGAGGTCATCAATGTTCGTGGCAATCAAGTGA
- a CDS encoding 30S ribosomal protein S17 produces the protein MREIGLRVQPPAEVCDDPKCPWHGNLKIHGRYFEGIVVSDKGKKTVVVERQYYHYLKKYERYELRRSKVHAHNPECINAKTGDKVLIAETRPISKTKSWVVVAVLERAERKEEV, from the coding sequence ATGAGAGAGATTGGATTGAGGGTTCAGCCTCCCGCTGAGGTGTGTGACGACCCCAAGTGCCCCTGGCACGGGAACCTCAAGATACACGGGAGATACTTTGAGGGTATCGTCGTCAGCGATAAGGGTAAGAAGACAGTAGTTGTCGAGAGGCAGTACTACCACTACCTCAAGAAATACGAGCGTTACGAGCTCAGGAGGAGCAAGGTCCACGCTCACAACCCGGAGTGCATCAACGCCAAGACCGGTGACAAGGTTCTCATAGCCGAGACCAGGCCGATAAGCAAGACCAAGAGCTGGGTGGTTGTTGCAGTCCTTGAGAGGGCCGAGAGGAAGGAGGAGGTGTGA
- a CDS encoding 50S ribosomal protein L3: protein MGKVHRPRRGSLAFSPRKRARSVVPRIKKWPKDSEVRMLGFAGYKAGMTHILMIDDSPGLTKGKEIFVPVTIVEVPPLFVYGIRAYKQGYLGLETATEVWFHELNDNVKRRIKTLPKDYNEEAFQAKLGQLEDLVNDGEIVDVRLLVHTQPWLIKLKKKPEVMEYAIGGDDVKAKFDYAKEKIGKELRASEVLHEGELLDVIAVTKGKGTQGPVKRWGVKVQFHKAQRAGKGRHIGNLGPWHPARVMWTVPQAGQMGFHHRTEFNKRLIAIGENGKLVLDGNEIEITPKGGFPHYGIVRSDFLMIEGSVPGSFKRIIRVRPAIRPPKKKPPVERPQITYVSRESKQ, encoded by the coding sequence ATGGGAAAGGTTCACAGACCAAGGAGAGGTTCACTCGCCTTCAGCCCGAGAAAAAGGGCTAGGAGTGTAGTCCCGAGAATCAAGAAGTGGCCAAAGGACAGTGAGGTCAGGATGCTGGGATTCGCTGGTTACAAGGCCGGCATGACCCACATCCTCATGATAGACGACAGCCCCGGGCTCACCAAGGGCAAGGAGATATTCGTGCCCGTGACCATAGTTGAGGTTCCGCCGCTCTTTGTCTACGGAATCAGGGCTTACAAGCAGGGCTATCTTGGCCTCGAGACCGCCACTGAGGTCTGGTTCCACGAGCTCAACGACAACGTCAAGAGGCGCATAAAGACCCTGCCGAAGGACTATAACGAGGAGGCGTTCCAGGCCAAGCTCGGCCAGCTTGAGGACCTCGTTAACGACGGCGAGATTGTTGACGTCAGGCTTCTCGTCCACACCCAGCCCTGGCTCATCAAGCTCAAGAAGAAGCCCGAGGTCATGGAGTACGCCATCGGTGGCGACGACGTCAAGGCCAAGTTCGACTACGCCAAGGAGAAGATAGGCAAGGAGCTCCGCGCTAGCGAGGTTCTCCACGAGGGAGAGCTCCTCGACGTCATAGCCGTCACCAAGGGTAAGGGCACTCAGGGCCCGGTTAAGCGCTGGGGCGTCAAGGTTCAGTTCCACAAGGCCCAGAGGGCTGGAAAGGGCAGGCACATCGGTAACCTCGGTCCCTGGCACCCGGCCCGCGTCATGTGGACCGTTCCGCAGGCCGGTCAGATGGGCTTCCACCACAGGACCGAGTTCAACAAGAGGCTCATCGCCATAGGCGAGAACGGAAAGCTCGTGCTCGACGGCAACGAGATTGAGATAACTCCGAAGGGTGGCTTCCCGCACTACGGAATCGTCAGGAGCGACTTCCTCATGATTGAGGGTAGCGTTCCGGGTTCCTTCAAGAGGATAATTCGTGTTAGGCCCGCTATAAGGCCGCCCAAGAAGAAGCCGCCCGTTGAGAGGCCCCAGATAACCTACGTCAGTAGGGAGTCCAAGCAGTGA
- the dph5 gene encoding diphthine synthase gives MALYFIGLGLYDEKDITLKGLETARKCDKVFAEFYTSLLAGTTIDKIEELIGKPIMRLSREDVELNFERIVLPEAKEKDVAFLTAGDPMVATTHSDLRIRAKKAGVESYVIHAPSIYSAVAITGLQIYKFGKSATVAYPEGNWFPTSHYDVIKENRERGLHTLLFLDIKADQNRYMTANEAMEILLQVEGMKKAGVFTPETLVVVLARAGSLNPTIRAGYVKELIDEDFGRQPHVLIVPGRLHIVEAEYLVEFAGAPKELLEEV, from the coding sequence GGCGCTCTATTTCATAGGACTTGGGCTCTATGATGAGAAGGACATAACGCTCAAAGGTCTTGAAACAGCCAGAAAGTGCGACAAGGTATTTGCCGAGTTTTATACGTCACTCCTCGCGGGAACAACGATAGATAAAATTGAGGAGCTCATAGGCAAGCCCATCATGAGGCTAAGCCGGGAAGACGTCGAGCTCAATTTTGAGAGGATAGTCCTCCCGGAGGCCAAAGAAAAGGACGTCGCGTTCCTCACTGCAGGAGACCCGATGGTGGCGACAACCCACTCGGACTTAAGAATCCGGGCAAAGAAAGCGGGCGTCGAGAGCTACGTCATCCATGCGCCCAGCATCTACTCTGCCGTGGCGATTACGGGTCTCCAGATTTACAAGTTCGGGAAGAGCGCCACCGTAGCTTATCCAGAGGGAAACTGGTTCCCGACGAGCCACTACGACGTAATCAAGGAAAACAGGGAGCGCGGCCTTCATACACTCCTGTTCCTTGACATAAAGGCTGACCAGAACCGATACATGACCGCCAACGAGGCGATGGAGATACTCCTCCAGGTTGAGGGCATGAAAAAAGCGGGAGTGTTCACGCCGGAGACGCTCGTCGTTGTCCTCGCCAGGGCCGGTTCTCTGAACCCGACGATAAGGGCGGGCTACGTTAAGGAGCTGATAGACGAGGACTTCGGAAGACAGCCTCACGTTCTCATCGTGCCGGGTAGGCTCCACATCGTCGAGGCGGAGTACCTGGTTGAGTTCGCCGGTGCACCCAAGGAACTCCTGGAGGAAGTTTAG
- the rplX gene encoding 50S ribosomal protein L24: MKLDMKQPRKQRKFLYNAPLHLRGKIMSATLSKELREKYNVRNLPIRVGDKVKVMRGDFKGTEGKVVEVDLKRYRIYVEGVTQKKTDGTEVFYPLHPSNVMIVELNLEDEERKKIIERRAE, translated from the coding sequence ATGAAGCTTGATATGAAGCAGCCGAGGAAGCAGAGGAAGTTCCTCTACAACGCTCCCCTTCACCTCAGGGGCAAGATAATGAGCGCCACCCTGAGCAAGGAGCTTAGGGAGAAGTACAACGTTAGGAACCTCCCCATCAGGGTGGGGGACAAGGTCAAGGTCATGCGTGGAGACTTCAAGGGCACCGAGGGCAAGGTCGTTGAGGTCGACCTTAAGAGGTACAGGATTTACGTTGAGGGCGTTACCCAGAAGAAGACCGACGGAACCGAGGTCTTCTACCCGCTCCACCCGTCGAACGTTATGATTGTCGAACTCAACCTTGAAGATGAGGAGAGAAAGAAAATAATCGAGAGGAGGGCTGAGTAA
- the rpl4p gene encoding 50S ribosomal protein L4, with amino-acid sequence MKVKVFNLEGEPVEEIELPKVFSTPFRPDLIRRAVIASWTHRIQPQGRDPLAGKRRVTENIGKGHGMARVERIKTPPRFAAFVPFARGGRRTHPPKVEKIIWEDINKKERRLAIMSAIAATANPDLVKARGHVTDNVPAFPLVVVDDLEKVFKTAQTREIFKKLGVWDDIERAKRNTKIRAGKGKMRGRRYKKAKGPLIVVAKNEGIVQGARNHPGVDVVTVDNLGVELLAPGTHPGRLTIWTKGAIERLRELYG; translated from the coding sequence ATGAAGGTTAAGGTCTTCAACCTCGAAGGCGAGCCCGTTGAGGAGATAGAGCTCCCCAAGGTGTTCAGCACTCCTTTCAGGCCCGACCTCATCAGGAGAGCTGTCATCGCTTCCTGGACCCACAGGATACAGCCCCAGGGAAGGGACCCGCTCGCTGGAAAGAGGCGCGTTACTGAGAACATCGGTAAGGGCCATGGAATGGCGAGGGTCGAGAGGATAAAGACCCCGCCGAGGTTCGCGGCCTTCGTTCCCTTCGCGAGGGGTGGAAGGAGAACCCACCCGCCGAAGGTCGAGAAGATAATCTGGGAGGACATCAACAAGAAGGAGCGCAGGCTTGCCATAATGAGCGCAATCGCCGCCACCGCCAACCCTGACCTCGTGAAGGCGAGGGGACACGTCACCGACAACGTTCCAGCCTTCCCGCTCGTCGTCGTTGACGACCTCGAGAAGGTCTTCAAGACCGCCCAGACCAGGGAGATATTCAAGAAGCTCGGTGTCTGGGACGACATTGAGAGGGCCAAGAGGAACACCAAGATAAGGGCCGGTAAGGGCAAGATGCGCGGAAGGAGGTATAAGAAGGCCAAGGGCCCGCTCATCGTCGTTGCCAAGAACGAGGGAATCGTCCAGGGAGCGAGGAACCACCCGGGCGTTGACGTCGTTACCGTCGACAACCTCGGTGTTGAGCTCCTCGCTCCGGGTACCCACCCTGGAAGGCTTACCATCTGGACGAAGGGCGCTATAGAGAGGCTTAGGGAGCTCTACGGGTGA
- a CDS encoding 50S ribosomal protein L2 produces the protein MGKSLIQQRRGKGTTTFRAPSHRYRGAVKYVPLNVVKEKTLRGVVEEILHDPGRTAPVARVKFEDGTKKLILAPEGVLVGQEVYIGPEAPIAIGNTLPLAKIPEGTYVYNIEGVPGDGGKYVRAGGTYALVVSREKDKVIVQLPSGELKQFKPECRATIGVVAGGGRLEKPIVKAGKAYYIAKARNRFWPKPRGVKMNAVNHPHGGKEHHIGRPSTVSRRAPPGRKVGHIAARRTGRRK, from the coding sequence ATGGGAAAGAGTCTTATACAGCAGAGGAGGGGTAAGGGAACCACGACCTTCCGCGCTCCTTCCCACAGGTACAGGGGCGCTGTTAAGTACGTTCCTCTCAACGTCGTGAAGGAGAAGACCCTCAGGGGAGTCGTTGAGGAAATCCTCCACGACCCTGGAAGGACTGCCCCCGTCGCTCGCGTTAAGTTCGAGGACGGAACCAAGAAGCTCATCCTCGCCCCCGAAGGAGTTCTCGTCGGCCAGGAGGTCTACATCGGACCCGAGGCCCCGATAGCCATAGGCAACACCCTCCCGCTTGCCAAGATACCAGAGGGAACCTACGTCTACAACATCGAGGGCGTTCCGGGCGACGGCGGAAAGTACGTCAGGGCTGGAGGAACCTACGCCCTCGTCGTCAGCAGGGAGAAGGACAAGGTCATCGTTCAGCTCCCGAGCGGTGAGCTCAAGCAGTTCAAGCCCGAGTGCAGGGCAACAATAGGTGTCGTTGCGGGCGGTGGAAGGCTCGAGAAGCCAATAGTCAAGGCCGGTAAGGCCTACTACATCGCCAAGGCCAGGAACAGGTTCTGGCCGAAGCCGAGAGGTGTCAAGATGAACGCCGTCAACCACCCGCACGGTGGTAAGGAGCACCACATAGGTAGGCCCTCGACCGTTTCCCGTAGAGCTCCGCCCGGAAGGAAGGTCGGTCACATAGCCGCGAGAAGAACCGGTAGGAGGAAGTGA
- a CDS encoding 50S ribosomal protein L14: MAKKGAGATRGISPVRPTRALPIGAYLKVADNSGAKVIQIIGVVGYKGTRRRLAAAGVGDMVVATVKKGRPDMRHQVVRAVVVRQRKEYRRLDGMRVKFEDNAAAIVTPEGVPRGTEIRGAIAREAAERWVRLGSIASIVL; this comes from the coding sequence ATGGCCAAGAAGGGTGCCGGTGCGACCAGGGGTATAAGCCCCGTCAGGCCAACTCGCGCTCTTCCGATCGGTGCTTACCTCAAGGTTGCTGACAACAGCGGTGCCAAGGTCATCCAGATAATTGGTGTCGTTGGCTACAAGGGAACCAGGAGAAGGCTCGCCGCCGCCGGTGTCGGCGACATGGTCGTTGCCACCGTCAAGAAGGGAAGGCCTGACATGAGGCACCAGGTCGTTAGGGCCGTCGTCGTCAGGCAGAGGAAGGAGTACAGAAGGCTCGACGGCATGCGCGTCAAGTTCGAGGACAACGCCGCCGCGATAGTCACTCCGGAAGGCGTCCCGAGGGGAACCGAGATTAGGGGTGCCATAGCCAGAGAGGCCGCCGAGAGGTGGGTCAGGCTCGGTAGCATAGCGAGCATTGTGTTGTGA
- a CDS encoding 30S ribosomal protein S4e translates to MARKGPKRHLKRLAAPTSWYIHRKEYMWAVRPSPGPHSMRTSIPLLYIVRDYLGYARTAREARKILNEGKILVDGRVRKDYKFPVGIMDVISIPDTGEHYRVLPNRIGKLILHPISEEEAKIKPFRVNNKRMVKGAKVQLNLHDGSNHLVSLAEKDAYKTSYTVIMQVPERQIVKILPFEVGAYVFVTQGKNVARKGKIVEVRHFPMGWPDVVTIEDENGELFDTLKEYAFVIGKDKPEISLP, encoded by the coding sequence ATGGCGAGAAAGGGTCCGAAGAGGCACCTTAAGAGGCTTGCCGCCCCAACTTCCTGGTACATCCACAGGAAGGAGTACATGTGGGCCGTCCGCCCGAGCCCCGGCCCGCACAGCATGAGGACTTCCATACCGCTCCTCTACATAGTCAGGGACTACCTTGGCTACGCGAGGACCGCGAGAGAAGCCAGGAAGATACTCAACGAGGGCAAGATACTCGTTGACGGCAGGGTCAGGAAGGACTACAAGTTCCCGGTCGGAATCATGGACGTTATCTCCATCCCGGACACCGGAGAGCACTACAGGGTCCTTCCAAACAGGATTGGCAAGCTCATCCTCCACCCGATAAGCGAGGAAGAGGCCAAGATCAAGCCCTTCCGGGTTAACAACAAGAGGATGGTCAAGGGTGCGAAGGTTCAGCTCAACCTCCACGACGGAAGCAACCACCTCGTCAGCCTTGCTGAGAAGGACGCCTACAAGACCTCCTATACCGTCATCATGCAGGTTCCGGAGAGGCAGATAGTCAAGATACTGCCCTTCGAGGTCGGCGCCTACGTCTTCGTTACCCAGGGTAAGAACGTCGCCAGGAAGGGTAAGATAGTCGAGGTCAGGCACTTCCCGATGGGCTGGCCCGACGTCGTTACCATCGAGGACGAGAACGGCGAGCTCTTCGACACCCTGAAGGAGTACGCCTTCGTGATTGGTAAGGACAAGCCGGAGATTTCCCTTCCGTGA
- the rplV gene encoding 50S ribosomal protein L22, with translation MSRGRFSYSFQNFDPERMARASGRDLRISPKHSVELLREIKGMMLNDALRYLDDVIAKKRPVPMKRFNDSQGHKPGKGFGPGRYPVKVAKAVKKILLNAKNNAEQKGLDVDRLKIIHAAAHRGPVLRGYIPRAFGRATPFNEQTTHIEIVVEEIRR, from the coding sequence ATGAGCAGGGGCAGGTTTTCCTACTCATTCCAAAATTTTGACCCCGAGAGGATGGCTCGCGCGAGCGGAAGGGACCTCAGGATTTCACCCAAGCACAGCGTCGAGCTCCTCAGGGAGATTAAGGGCATGATGCTCAACGACGCCCTCCGCTACCTCGACGACGTCATAGCCAAGAAGAGGCCGGTTCCAATGAAGCGCTTCAACGACAGCCAGGGCCACAAGCCGGGTAAGGGCTTCGGTCCAGGTCGCTACCCGGTCAAGGTCGCCAAGGCCGTCAAGAAGATACTCCTCAACGCCAAGAACAACGCCGAGCAGAAGGGCCTCGACGTCGACAGGCTCAAGATAATCCACGCTGCTGCCCACAGGGGCCCGGTCCTCAGGGGATACATCCCGAGGGCCTTCGGAAGGGCCACACCGTTCAACGAGCAGACCACCCACATAGAGATAGTTGTCGAGGAGATTAGGAGGTGA
- a CDS encoding 30S ribosomal protein S8: protein MTLLDPLANALSHMTNSERVGKKEVYIKPASKLIGEVLRVMQENGYIGEFEFIDDGRAGIYRVQLIGKINKAGAIKPRFPVKARDYEYWEKRFLPAYEFGILIVSTSQGVMTHKEAIEKGIGGRLIAYVY, encoded by the coding sequence ATGACTCTGCTTGACCCGCTTGCGAACGCTCTTTCCCACATGACCAACAGCGAGAGGGTTGGAAAGAAGGAGGTTTACATAAAGCCGGCCTCAAAACTCATCGGTGAGGTCCTTAGAGTTATGCAGGAGAACGGCTACATCGGGGAGTTCGAGTTCATAGACGACGGGAGGGCCGGCATCTACAGGGTTCAGCTCATAGGAAAGATCAACAAGGCTGGAGCTATTAAGCCGAGGTTCCCGGTCAAGGCCAGGGACTACGAGTACTGGGAGAAGAGGTTCCTCCCGGCATACGAGTTCGGTATCCTTATCGTCTCGACCTCCCAGGGTGTCATGACCCACAAAGAGGCCATCGAGAAGGGAATCGGCGGAAGACTGATAGCCTACGTCTACTGA
- the rpmC gene encoding 50S ribosomal protein L29 codes for MKPSEIREMSIEEIEQKIKELRLQLAKERGMLTMGASIENPMVIRNLRRDIARLLTIRNEKLREKR; via the coding sequence ATGAAGCCCAGTGAGATTAGGGAGATGAGCATTGAGGAGATCGAGCAGAAGATAAAGGAGCTCAGACTTCAGCTCGCCAAGGAGAGGGGTATGCTCACCATGGGGGCTTCCATAGAGAACCCCATGGTCATCCGCAACCTCAGGCGCGACATAGCGCGCCTGCTTACCATAAGGAATGAGAAGCTTAGGGAGAAAAGGTGA
- a CDS encoding 50S ribosomal protein L5, whose product MQINREAILADWEAHPMRKPRIAKVTINIGVGESGERLTKAEKMLQDLVGQKPIRRRAKQTNRDFGIRRGEPIAVKVTLRGKKAYEMLDRLLEAVDRKLHVGNFDEHGNFCFGIQEHINIPGVEYDPEIGIFGMDVCVTLERPGFRVAKRKRQRRKIPTRHKLTKEEGIVFAIEEFKVNVEGL is encoded by the coding sequence ATGCAGATTAACAGGGAGGCTATCCTCGCAGACTGGGAAGCTCACCCAATGAGGAAGCCCAGGATCGCGAAGGTCACCATAAACATCGGTGTTGGCGAGAGCGGTGAGAGGCTTACCAAGGCCGAGAAGATGCTCCAGGACCTCGTCGGCCAGAAGCCGATAAGGAGAAGGGCCAAGCAGACCAACAGGGACTTTGGAATCAGGCGTGGCGAACCCATAGCCGTCAAGGTCACCCTCCGTGGAAAGAAGGCCTACGAGATGCTTGACAGGCTCCTTGAGGCCGTTGATAGGAAGCTCCACGTCGGCAACTTCGACGAGCACGGGAACTTCTGCTTTGGAATCCAGGAGCACATAAACATCCCGGGCGTCGAGTACGACCCTGAGATAGGTATCTTCGGTATGGACGTCTGTGTCACCCTTGAGAGGCCTGGCTTTAGGGTTGCCAAGAGGAAGAGGCAGAGGAGGAAGATACCGACCAGGCACAAGCTGACGAAGGAGGAGGGTATAGTCTTCGCTATTGAGGAGTTCAAGGTCAACGTGGAGGGATTGTGA
- a CDS encoding 30S ribosomal protein S14: MAKADYNKRKPRKFGKGARRCMRCGQYGPIIRIHGLMLCRHCFREVAPKLGFKKYE, translated from the coding sequence ATGGCGAAGGCTGATTACAACAAGAGGAAGCCGAGGAAGTTTGGTAAGGGCGCGAGAAGGTGCATGCGCTGCGGCCAGTACGGCCCGATAATCAGGATACACGGCCTTATGCTCTGCAGGCACTGCTTCCGCGAGGTCGCTCCAAAACTCGGCTTCAAGAAGTATGAGTGA
- a CDS encoding 30S ribosomal protein S3, with product MAIERYFIREGVREMLIDEYLEKELRRAGYGGLDIKKTPLGTKVIIFAARPGYVIGRGGRKIRELTRILERQFGLENPQIEVEEIKNPYLNAKVQAVRLAQALERGVHFRRAAYSAIKAIMRNGARGVEIRLSGKLTGERAKSVRFYQGYLAKVGNPAETLVSRGYAQALLKLGVIGVKVSIMPPDARLPDEIEVKEVVEEEVSANEAQ from the coding sequence TTGGCCATTGAGAGGTACTTCATCAGGGAAGGCGTTAGGGAAATGCTCATTGACGAATACCTTGAAAAGGAGCTTAGGAGGGCCGGCTATGGCGGCCTTGACATAAAGAAGACCCCCCTTGGAACCAAGGTCATCATCTTCGCGGCGAGGCCCGGCTATGTCATCGGAAGGGGCGGCAGGAAGATAAGGGAGCTCACCAGGATCCTTGAGAGGCAGTTCGGCCTTGAGAACCCGCAGATTGAGGTCGAGGAGATCAAGAACCCCTACCTCAACGCCAAGGTTCAGGCCGTCAGGCTCGCCCAGGCCCTTGAGAGGGGCGTCCACTTCAGGAGGGCCGCTTACTCAGCTATCAAGGCCATCATGAGGAACGGAGCAAGGGGTGTCGAGATAAGGCTCAGCGGAAAGCTCACCGGTGAGAGGGCCAAGAGCGTCAGGTTCTACCAGGGCTACCTTGCAAAGGTCGGAAACCCTGCCGAGACCCTCGTCAGCAGGGGATACGCCCAGGCCCTGCTCAAGCTCGGTGTTATCGGTGTTAAGGTCTCCATCATGCCGCCCGACGCGAGGTTGCCAGATGAGATTGAGGTTAAGGAGGTAGTCGAGGAAGAGGTGAGCGCCAATGAAGCCCAGTGA
- a CDS encoding ribonuclease P protein component 1 — protein MWRNRKERKDRAPGRPQGPYQEVAGRAWIFRGAHRGRVTRKNIIWHELIGLKAKIIRASHPELVGIEGYVLDETRNTLTIGGEKVWVVPKDVVEIEFDLGDEKIRIHGSDLIGRPEMRLKKRWRK, from the coding sequence ATGTGGCGGAACCGCAAAGAAAGGAAGGATAGAGCTCCAGGGCGACCACAGGGACCGTATCAAGAAGTTGCTGGCAGAGCTTGGATTTTCAGAGGAGCTCATAGAGGTCGAGTGACGCGGAAGAACATAATCTGGCACGAGCTCATAGGCCTCAAAGCAAAGATTATAAGGGCATCTCATCCAGAGCTGGTCGGCATCGAGGGCTACGTCCTTGATGAGACGAGGAACACCCTCACCATAGGTGGGGAGAAGGTTTGGGTCGTTCCAAAGGACGTGGTCGAGATTGAGTTCGACCTCGGCGATGAGAAAATCCGGATCCATGGTAGTGATTTGATTGGAAGGCCTGAGATGAGACTCAAGAAGAGGTGGAGGAAATGA
- the yciH gene encoding stress response translation initiation inhibitor YciH: protein MLFKEVLKEQQRIRVYIERARYGKLKTIIEGIDEKEFDLEDIAKKLKAKLACGGTAKKGRIELQGDHRDRIKKLLAELGFSEELIEVE, encoded by the coding sequence ATGCTCTTTAAGGAGGTCCTCAAGGAGCAGCAGAGGATTAGGGTCTACATCGAGAGGGCCCGCTACGGAAAGCTTAAGACCATAATCGAGGGTATAGACGAGAAGGAATTCGACCTCGAGGATATAGCAAAGAAGCTGAAGGCGAAGCTGGCATGTGGCGGAACCGCAAAGAAAGGAAGGATAGAGCTCCAGGGCGACCACAGGGACCGTATCAAGAAGTTGCTGGCAGAGCTTGGATTTTCAGAGGAGCTCATAGAGGTCGAGTGA